The Brassica napus cultivar Da-Ae chromosome C7, Da-Ae, whole genome shotgun sequence genome has a segment encoding these proteins:
- the LOC106442132 gene encoding uncharacterized protein LOC106442132: protein MSFGCILEMRVRERKADGILKKVFKDWSFLTNYEHNQGGRIWLVWRDEVSMIPVYKSDQLITCSVKLPDQEEFFYTCVYANNLAEERMELWDDLCHHNDSNLFRNKSWIIVGDFNEILEAEESSSFEHMGRTPSEMREFQHMVLHCRFSDMGFQGPLHTWCNKREEGVICKKLDRVPMNDVALLRFSSTYSVFEAGGSSDHLRCKFHLLPESEKLRRPFKFVNVIGNLPDFLPMVKDYWDTTQRLYHSTSAMYKFSKKLKNLKPLIRELGKAKLGNLTRKAREAHDILCVKQQLEVKEEAVRFFSEFLNQIPESYVGTTTEELKKLLEFRCSDEDVVCLKKRLRRKISIAWPVIAHDFTVAIQYVFRFGFLPKGVNSTILALVVSKILANRLKVLLPRVITENQSAFIKGRLLLENVLLASELVKDYHKEAESGGNWVPAKFIQWIKLCISTPSFSVQVNGELAGYFQSTRGLSQGCSLSPYLFVLCMNVLSHKIDQAVKEKRFKFHPRCKELSLTHLCFANDLMVFVEGTKVSIEGALSVFAKWSGLYISIEKSTVFMAGVAEEERSKILRNFPFAEGNLPVRYLGLPLMAKGMCKPDYLPLVERVRSRINTWNCRFLSYAGRLQLINAVLMSLVNYWAAVFRLPNQCIKEIEQLCASFLWSGPTLKATGAKVAWKSICKPKEEGGLGIRSLKEVNKVYGLKLIWRLLLGESLWGKWIKVFLLKKKSFWEVKSSTQWSDKGILFDLLGDRGIIDLVIRKEATIEEAVTGVRRRRKHRVEVLNDIVTELITVKEKLNHTLKDVNHWRWRRGYEAKFSTQETWLLLRETSEHCSWAK from the exons ATGAGTTTTGGATGTATATTGGAGATGAGAGTAAGGGAGAGGAAAGCAGATGGGATTCTAAAGAAGGTGTTTAAGGACTGGTCTTTTTTGACTAACTATGAACACAATCAGGGAGGGAGAATATGGCTAGTATGGAGAGATGAGGTGAGTATGATTCCGGTTTACAAGTCAGATCAGTTAATCACTTGTTCTGTCAAGTTACCAGATCAGGAGGAATTTTTTTACACTTGTGTCTACGCTAATAACTTGGCAGAAGAAAGGATGGAGTTGTGGGATGATTTGTGTCATCATAATGATTCAAATTTGTTTCGTAACAAATCGTGGATCATAGTGGGGGATTTTAACGAGATATTAGAAGCTGAAGAAAGTTCAAGTTTTGAACATATGGGAAGAACACCGAGTGAGATGAGAGAGTTTCAGCATATGGTTCTTCACTGCAGATTCTCTGATATGGGGTTTCAAGGTCCTTTACACACCTGGTGTAATAAGAGGGAGGAAGGTGTGATATGCAAGAAATTGGATAGAGTTCCTATGAATGATGTTGCACTATTGAGATTTTCGAGCACTTACTCTGTGTTTGAAGCTGGTGGTAGCTCTGATCATTTGAGATGTAAGTTCCATTTACTGCCCGAGAGTGAGAAGTTGAGAAGGCCCTTCAAGTTTGTGAATGTGATTGGCAATTTACCAGATTTTCTCCCAATGGTTAAGGATTATTGGGACACAACTCAGAGACTTTATCACTCAACTTCTGCAATGTATAAATTTTCGAAGAAGCTAAAGAATCTGAAGCCTTTGATTAGAGAGCTTGGTAAAGCTAAATTGGGAAACCTTACTAGAAAAGCAAGAGAAGCTCACGACATATTGTGTGTGAAGCAGCAA TTGGAGGTAAAGGAAGAAGCAGTGAGATTCTTTTCTGAGTTTCTCAATCAGATTCCTGAGAGCTATGTTGGTACCACCACTGAGGAGTTGAAGAAGTTGTTGGAGTTTAGATGTTCAGACGAAGATGTAGTATGCTTGAAGAAGAGGTTAAGGAGGAAGATATCT ATTGCTTGGCCTGTTATTGCTCATGATTTCACGGTTGCTATCCAGTATGTCTTCAGGTTTGGGTTTCTGCCTAAGGGAGTTAACTCAACCATTTTGGCGCTG GTGGTGTCGAAAATCTTAGCAAACAGACTCAAGGTGCTTCTTCCGAGAGTCATTACTGAGAATCAATCGGCATTCATTAAAGGTAGATTGTTGTTGGAGAATGTCTTACTCGCCTCGGAGCTGGTCAAGGACTACCATAAAGAAGCTG AGTCTGGAGGCAATTGGGTTCCTGCTAAGTTCATCCAATGGATAAAGCTTTGTATATCTACTCCCTCATTCTCGGTGCAAGTAAATGGCGAGTTAGCAGGGTATTTCCAAAGTACAAGAGGACTAAGCCAAGGATGTTCCCTTTCCCCTTATCTCTTTGTCTTGTGCATGAATGTCTTATCACATAAGATTGATCAAGCAGTGAAGGAGAAGAGATTTAAGTTCCATCCACGTTGTAAAGAGCTATCCCTCACCCACCTCTGTTTTGCCAACGACCTTATGGTATTTGTGGAAGGAACTAAAGTGTCCATTGAAGGAGCGTTGTCAGTCTTTGCTAAGTGGTCTGGTCTATATATAAGCATTGAGAAATCAACGGTGTTTATGGCTGGAGtagcagaagaagaaagaagtaaAATCTTACGGAATTTTCCTTTTGCTGAGGGAAATCTCCCTGTTCGCTATTTGGGGCTTCCTCTGATGGCTAAAGGTATGTGTAAGCCTGATTATCTCCCATTAGTGGAACGTGTTCGAAGTAGGATCAACACTTGGAACTGTAGATTTCTATCTTACGCTGGCCGCTTGCAGTTGATCAATGCAGTATTGATGAGTTTGGTTAATTATTGGGCTGCGGTGTTCAGGCTTCCAAATCAATGTATAAAGGAGATTGAACAACTTTGTGCTTCCTTCCTTTGGTCTGGACCAACTTTAAAGGCTACTGGGGCTAAGGTTGCGTGGAAGAGTATTTGTAAACCAAAAGAAGAAGGTGGGCTGGGTATTAGAAGTTTGAAAGAAGTGAATAAGGTTTATGGATTAAAGCTCATCTGGAGGCTACTTTTGGGGGAGTCACTTTGGGGGAAATGGATAAAAGTGTTTCTGCTTAAGAAGAAGAGTTTTTGGGAAGTAAAGTCTTCTACTCAA TGGTCTGATAAAGGTATCTTATTTGATCTACTGGGGGATCGTGGGATTATCGATTTGGTCATAAGGAAAGAAGCCACTATAGAAGAAGCTGTGACGGGTGTTAGAAGAAGACGTAAGCACAGAGTTGAGGTACTTAATGACATTGTAACTGAGTTGATCACTGTCAAGGAGAAGCTGAATCACACCCTTAAGGATgtaaaccattggagatggaGAAGAGGTTATGAAGCTAAGTTCTCGACTCAAGAAACTTGGCTGTTACTTCGTGAAACTTCTGAACATTGCTCTTGGGCAAAATGA
- the BNACNNG14050D gene encoding S-protein homolog 3 — MASSRNQNFIFMLISFLIILATTSFSSALFSAKLVVIVNKLVTRATLIVHCMNKGEDKGVISLGPGDSFDFRFRVNLRKTTVYTCSFAWPGNTATFDIFRADRDDNPQSKVGVCSECIWSIYEPAPCRDRRDGGQPNCFPWAS, encoded by the coding sequence aTGGCTTCGtcaagaaatcaaaattttatttttatgctaATTTCATTTCTGATCATCCTCGCAACTACATCATTTTCGTCTGCGCTCTTCTCAGCAAAACTTGTTGTGATTGTCAACAAACTTGTAACGCGTGCAACATTGATTGTGCACTGCATGAACAAAGGTGAAGATAAAGGGGTGATTTCACTCGGACCTGGAGATAGTTTCGATTTTAGATTTCGTGTTAACCTTCGTAAAACAACAGTATACACATGTAGCTTTGCTTGGCCTGGCAATACAGCGacatttgatatttttagaGCTGATAGAGATGATAATCCACAAAGCAAAGTTGGAGTTTGCAGCGAATGTATTTGGAGCATCTACGAACCAGCACCATGTAGGGATAGACGTGATGGAGGCCAACCAAACTGTTTTCCATGGGCTTCTTaa